From a region of the Paeniglutamicibacter cryotolerans genome:
- a CDS encoding MFS transporter yields the protein MNNYSNATLEMLPNKVAFQRRIVLTLSSAQLLSGIGNGAGLAIGSLMAVELTGSNAFAGAATFAISVAGALSALPLAGSAVRRGRRIALSTGILLAALGAVLMMFAPVAQSFALLLLGAGLLGVGNAANLQARFAATDLADEATRGRDLGLVVWAITIGAVAGPNLIGPGAKLGELFGLPAMSGPFIFSLIGMLLAVLVLNIGLRPDPIAVSQRFAVLAGDASGTTTPARPAGSPRPRGSLLTGLQAVRESPGASLGIATIAVSHLVMVGIMSMTPVHLKDMAATPGHAMHADSGDILVIVGFVISLHIAGMYAFSPFIGALADKFGKISMMLTGQVVLAIAVLVAGLGADSRTAVTIGLVLLGIGWSMGTIAGSAYLAGRVVREKRVQVQGVSDTLMGSAGAIGAAGAGPLLAALGYAGLGYAALVLVGAIAIACLRTLLKERRAA from the coding sequence GTGAATAACTACTCGAATGCGACGCTGGAGATGCTGCCCAACAAGGTGGCGTTCCAGCGTCGCATTGTCTTAACCCTCTCCAGCGCGCAACTGCTCTCCGGGATCGGCAACGGCGCCGGCCTGGCCATCGGTTCGCTGATGGCCGTGGAACTGACCGGTTCAAATGCCTTTGCCGGCGCCGCGACGTTTGCCATCTCCGTCGCCGGTGCCCTCAGCGCGTTGCCGCTGGCCGGGTCGGCGGTGCGCCGCGGTCGTCGGATCGCACTGTCTACCGGCATCCTGCTCGCGGCCTTGGGTGCCGTGCTGATGATGTTCGCTCCGGTCGCGCAGTCCTTTGCGCTGCTGCTACTCGGTGCTGGACTGCTGGGCGTGGGCAACGCGGCGAATCTGCAGGCCCGCTTCGCCGCCACCGACCTGGCCGACGAGGCCACCCGCGGACGGGATCTGGGCCTGGTGGTCTGGGCCATCACCATCGGCGCCGTTGCCGGTCCGAACCTGATCGGCCCCGGCGCCAAACTCGGTGAACTGTTCGGGCTGCCGGCCATGAGCGGACCGTTCATCTTCTCTCTCATCGGCATGTTGCTGGCGGTGCTGGTGCTGAACATCGGGCTGCGCCCGGACCCGATCGCCGTTTCCCAGCGCTTCGCCGTACTGGCCGGGGACGCTTCCGGGACCACCACCCCGGCCAGGCCTGCCGGATCCCCGCGACCGCGCGGATCGCTTCTCACCGGGCTCCAGGCCGTACGCGAATCGCCGGGAGCCTCGCTGGGCATCGCCACCATCGCCGTCTCGCACCTGGTCATGGTCGGTATCATGTCGATGACACCGGTGCACCTGAAGGACATGGCGGCCACGCCCGGCCACGCGATGCACGCCGATTCCGGGGACATCCTGGTCATCGTCGGCTTCGTGATCTCCCTGCACATCGCCGGCATGTATGCGTTCTCCCCGTTCATCGGCGCACTGGCCGATAAATTCGGCAAGATCAGCATGATGCTCACCGGCCAGGTGGTCCTGGCGATCGCGGTGCTCGTCGCTGGACTCGGGGCCGACAGCCGCACCGCCGTCACCATCGGCCTGGTGCTGCTGGGGATCGGCTGGTCCATGGGCACCATCGCCGGTTCGGCTTACCTCGCCGGGCGCGTGGTGCGAGAAAAACGTGTCCAGGTGCAAGGCGTCTCCGACACGCTGATGGGTTCCGCCGGTGCGATCGGTGCCGCCGGCGCCGGCCCGCTGCTGGCCGCCCTGGGGTATGCCGGGCTCGGCTACGCGGCGCTGGTCCTGGTCGGGGCCATCGCCATCGCCTGCCTGCGCACCCTGCTGAAAGAGCGCCGGGCAGCCTGA
- a CDS encoding DMT family transporter, which yields MMWFFLCLAIIAEVGATMSLRAGVTGSRRWYIPVVAGYMLAFFLLSMSLSAGMGIGVAYGIWAAAGVAITAVLSKWVFGEPLTLLMIAGIVLIMGGVLLVELGAPH from the coding sequence ATGATGTGGTTCTTCCTCTGTCTGGCGATCATCGCCGAGGTCGGTGCGACGATGTCGCTGCGGGCCGGCGTCACCGGCTCGCGCCGGTGGTACATTCCGGTCGTAGCCGGCTACATGCTCGCGTTTTTCCTGCTGTCGATGTCCCTGTCCGCCGGCATGGGCATCGGGGTGGCTTACGGGATTTGGGCAGCGGCCGGCGTTGCCATCACCGCGGTGCTGAGCAAGTGGGTCTTCGGGGAACCATTGACCCTGCTGATGATCGCCGGCATCGTGCTGATCATGGGCGGGGTGCTGCTCGTGGAGCTGGGAGCCCCGCACTGA
- a CDS encoding isocitrate/isopropylmalate family dehydrogenase, with product MSMHPGRFDVIVTDNHFGDIISDLGATIQGELGVASSANLNLDGHSPSMLGPIHGPARDIAGRAVGRIPPQPSSRQLSALPPVEKGEAALSLERAAASVLAELPALSGSAMDTITDALDDQMARQLAEVGSFVNDARGSSIMTATAAE from the coding sequence ATGTCGATGCACCCGGGCAGATTCGATGTGATCGTCACCGACAACCACTTCGGGGACATCATTTCCGACCTCGGCGCCACGATCCAAGGTGAGCTCGGTGTGGCCTCCAGTGCCAACCTGAACCTCGATGGCCATTCACCGAGTATGTTAGGGCCTATCCATGGCCCCGCACGCGATATCGCCGGACGCGCGGTTGGGCGAATCCCGCCGCAGCCGTCCTCTCGGCAGCTCTCTGCCTTGCCGCCCGTGGAGAAGGGAGAGGCCGCACTGTCCCTGGAACGGGCTGCAGCTTCCGTGCTGGCCGAACTGCCCGCCTTGTCCGGTTCTGCCATGGACACCATCACCGATGCTCTCGACGATCAGATGGCCCGGCAACTTGCAGAGGTGGGGTCTTTCGTCAATGATGCGCGGGGATCCTCCATCATGACGGCAACGGCAGCGGAATGA
- a CDS encoding DMT family transporter has protein sequence MTKWLLLAVAILTEVTATLSLKAALEQPWWYMPVVFGYIAAFSCLALAMRRGLPLGVAYGIWGALGVALTAVLALFIFAEPLTPAMMLGLGIIIVGVVLVELGSQHAAKTASGAEADTIA, from the coding sequence TTGACGAAATGGCTCCTGCTGGCCGTCGCGATCCTCACCGAGGTTACGGCCACCCTGTCGCTGAAGGCGGCACTGGAGCAGCCCTGGTGGTACATGCCGGTCGTCTTTGGCTACATCGCCGCCTTCAGCTGCCTCGCACTGGCAATGCGCCGGGGCCTGCCGCTGGGCGTCGCCTACGGGATCTGGGGTGCGCTCGGCGTCGCCCTGACGGCCGTCCTGGCCCTGTTCATCTTCGCCGAGCCGTTGACCCCGGCGATGATGCTCGGACTGGGCATCATCATCGTCGGCGTCGTGCTGGTCGAACTCGGATCCCAGCATGCGGCGAAAACGGCCTCTGGGGCCGAAGCGGACACGATTGCATGA